The following is a genomic window from Rhodoferax sp. PAMC 29310.
ACGCCTGAAGGTTTTGGCTTCACGCCGAATTGCCAAAGCTGGTGTGCGCTGTTGGTGCGCCAAGATCGTCTGTTTCGAGAAATGGCCGAACGCGAACGCCAGGTCGATATCGCCATGCAAACGACTTTGAAAGGTCTGCTGCAAACGACGCCGACCGGCACAGTCGGCGATAAGCGCAGCGGGACGGCGGGGACGGTGGCGGCATCGTCTGCCGCTCATCCTGAAAAACAGGCAAAAAGGGCAATTACCCCACGTCTAGTAATACGGGGGGAAATTAATTAAAAAGGCATACGGGGGGCTCGGGCAGGTTACGGAAAAGCACTGCAAACGGGGGGGAAAGCGCAGGCCGTGGCGATGCCTAGAACGTCGGCGCCCTACTCTGCAGCCACTGCCACGGAAAGGGGTATCGGGGACGTAGTCCCTGATGGAGACATAGGCCTAAGCGTCTCCCACGGGAGATGGTCGCGAGTGGTCGCCCTGAGTCTCTAAAGCCTCGTTTCGTATCCTGATAAACCGGTATTCCTGAACCCAAGAATGAAAAAAATTCCAATTAAATCATAAGCTTGCAAGTTTATACATCGGAACAAGCAGGCATAAAAATCTCACCAAACACCTTTAGGTGCTTTTGCCCGCACCGATGCGGCGATGAGCTTGGCGACGTCCTCACGCTTTGCTGCATACGCAAAGTCAATTGCCGTTAACCCTTTTTCATTCTTCAACAACGGGTCTGCGCCGGCAGACAGCAGATCCTGCACAGATTCAACTGATCCGTAGTGGGCGGCCATCATCAGCGGCGTACTGCCGTTGGGAGACTCAGCGTCAATGTAGGCATAGTTCTCCAGCAACAAGGCAATGACCTTAACCTGACCGGTGGTCGCGGCGTAGTGAAGCGGAGTCCAACCGGTTTTGTTGACGTCGGCGCCACGCGCAATCAATGCCGCACAGATCTCAGTCAGCCCCTTCAATGATGCAATCATCAAGGGGCTCTCGTCCTTGGCAGTTCGACTCTCAACCTGTGTTTTGGGCCATTTGATGAGCACAGTCGCCACCGCAATGGATGGCTCACGCACCGCCAAGTAGAGGGCGGCGTTTCCATCCTTGTCAACTGTATTCGAGTCAAAACCCCTATTCAACAAGCTCGACACAGTTTCGGCGTCATTGCGTTTGATGGCAACAAAAAAATCGTCATAGGAGCCAGCATTGGCTGCTGAAAATCCAATCAAAACAAACACTTGAACTACATACTTAATGCGTTGGATTACTTTTTTCATCGAAGAAATCATGAGGTAAGCACTCCTTTGAAAAGCACATCGAAGTTGTGACTTGTCACTTCGGCGATCTGTTCGACCGAGCATTGCCTGAGCTCTGCCAGCTGTTTCGCAACATAAGGAACCAAGGATGGATTATTTGTTTTCCCACGGTAAGGCACTGGTGCCAAATAGGGGCTGTCGGTTTCAATCAGTATCCGGTCCAGAGGCACAAAAGCGGCGACATCACGTATATCCTGCGCGGTTTTGAACGTCAAAATCCCGGAAAACGAGATGTAAAACCCAAGATCCAAAGCGGCCCGGGCCACCTCCTTGGTCTCGGTAAAGCAATGAAAAACACCACCGGCGCTGCCAGCGGAGCCATCTTCACCCTCTTCCTTCAGAATGCCAATCGTGTCGTCCGACGCGGCGCGAGTGTGAATAACCAGTGGCTTATCCAATTGTCGAGCCGCTTGAATATGGGTTCGAAAACGGTTCCGCTGCCACTCCATGTCGGCAACGGTGCGCTCACCCAACCGGTAGTAATCGAGACCCGTCTCGCCAATGCCGACCACGCGTGGCAGTTGCCCGAGGGTCAGCAAGTCTTGTAGCGACGGCTCGGTGACGCCTTCGTTGTCTGGATGCACGCCCGCTGTGGCCCAAAAATTATCGTAAGTGCTGGCTAGGGCGTGGACACCCGGAAATTCCTCTAGCGTGGTGCAAATGCACAAGGCCCGATCAACCCGGGCTTGCGCCATGGATTCGCGAATGGAGGCCAAGTTGGCGACAAGTTCTGGGAAATTGAGGTGGCAATGGGAGTCAGTGAACATGGGGCAGTCGTTAAAAGCGCCCTGCCGCTGGTAACGGTCAGGACTCAGATGGTCTGGGTAGGACGGTCAGAAGACAGGCTGTCGCCCAGAATTTCTTCAATTTTGAGTTTGAGGGCACGGGACTTTTCGTCCTTGGGAAACAAGATGCCAACCCCTTGGGCCCGGCTGCTAGCCGCCTTGTCGGGCGTGATCCAAGCCACGGTACCTGCAACGGGGTAGCGCTGTGGGTCATCGGGCAATGTCAGCAACACATATACATCGTCGCCCAATTGGTAATTTCTGGTGGTCGGGATGAATATGCCGCCTTCGGTGAACATGGGGATGTATGCCGCATACAAGGCCGATTTCTGCTTGATCGCGAGTTGAATCACACTGGGGCGTGGCGCAGTGTTGGAAGAGGTTGGCGTTGAAGTCGTTGTGCTCATAGTGTGGGCGATGCCTTTGAGTTTAGGGCGATTTGCGCTTGGCTCACAAGCGCTTCCAGCATTAGCCCCGCGTTAAACGGGTGTTCGACGGTTCGCATGGTCTGCCCCAGTGCTTTTCCCCACGCCGACAGACTCCCAATTGACCCGCCCGCGGGCAGCTCGGATGCCCCAAAAAAACGCGGCGCCGCGCCTGTTTTGACGGCCAGCATGTCATGGCACAGCTTGTGAAGCGCATCAACGGCCTGGGCAGGCGTCCAGTCCTTGAGGGCAGCAACCTCTCCGCGCGCCATGGCCTGTGGCAGTTTGACCCAGGCTTGAGCGGTGCGTCCTGATCCCAACGTGAATTGCAGTGCATCCTCCGGACGTCCACCCGCAGCTCGCAGCGCGATAGCGGCCTGATCACCGGCAACCCCTTGTGCCTGAAGCCACGCCAGAGACGCCGTAGTGGAGGGCCAAATCATGCTGTGACCCAAGCACCGGCTGCGAATGGTCGGCAGCAACTGATGGGCAGCCTCGGTGGCCAACACGAATTTGACGTCGCCCGGTGGCTCTTCCAAAGTTTTGAGCAATGCGTTGGCGGTGATGTTATTCATGCGCTCTGCGGGATACACCAATACGGCCTTCCCGCGGCCTCGGGCACTGGTCCGCTGAGAAAATTCGACAGCATCACGCATGGCATCGACCCGGATTTCCTTGCTGGGCTTGCGTTTTTTGTCGTCGATGTCTGTTTGGGCTTTCTCACTCAACGGCCAACCCAACTCCATCATCACGGTTTCAGGCATGAGCACGCAAAGATCGGCATGGGTTCGGACATCAATGGCATGGCAGGCTGAGCAAACACCGCAGGCGCCCTGTGGGCCCGGTTGATCACAAAGCCACGCCCGAACCAACGCCATGGCCAAGCTGTATTGCCCCAAGCCGGACGGGCCAGCCAACTGCCACGCGTGGCCGCGTTGAGCCAGCAACGTTTGGGCCTGCGAGGCGATCCAGGGGGCAAGCCGACTGTCGCTCATGCCAGCCAACCTCGGTTGACGAGGGCCAGTCTGACTGCATCCCACACGTTTTCCCGCGTGCCGCCGGCATCTATTTGGGCAAAACGCTGTGGCGATTGGTTCATTCGGCTCTGATAGGCCGCCGCGACGCGCTTGAAAAACTCCAGCGGTTGCGCCTCAAACCTGTCTGGTACCCGGGCGCCCTGCAGACGCTGCGCCGCAATCTCCGGCGCCAGATCAAACCAAACAGTGAGATCCGGTTGCCGTGTGAATTCGCCACCCTGCCCCTGTACCGCCTGCACCCAGCGCTCTAGAGTTGATAGCATTTCAAGGTCAAATCCCCGCCCACCACCTTGGTAGGCAAAGGTCGCGTCGGTGAATCGGTCACACAAGACAACGTCACCGCGAACCAGAGCCGGCTCAATGCATTGCAAAAGGTGGTCCCTGCGCCCCGCAAACACCAGCAAGGCCTCGGTCATCGCATCCATAGGGTCGTTCAACACCATGGCGCGCAGGCGTTCTGCCAACGGCGTGCCTCCGGGCTCGCGCGTCAAGGTGACCTGACGGCCTTGTTCGCGAAACATCTGGGCCAAACGGTCAATGTGGGTCGATTTCCCCGCGCCGTCAATGCCTTCAAAACTGATAAAAATTCCACCCACTGTCATAAGTACTTATTGCCCACGCTGGTATTTGTTCACCGCACGATTGTGCTCTGCCAGCGTGGCACTGAATTGGCTGGTGCCGTCACCGCGCGCCACGAAATAAATGGCCTTGGTCTGCGCAGGCTGCACCGCAGCCATCAATGATGATTTACCCGGCATGGATATCGGGGTTGGCGGCAAACCGGTTCGGGTGTAGGTGTTCCATGGCGTGTCTGCCAACAAATGGCGTCGGCGCAGATTGCCATCAAAGGTGTCGCCCAGGCCATAAATCACCGTGGGGTCCGTTTGAAGCATCATGCCAATGCGCAAGCGATTCACAAACACCCCCGCAATCTCGGCGCGATCGCTGTCGCGCCCGGTTTCTTTTTCGACGATGCTAGCCAGCACCAGCATTTGCTCAGGCGTTTTCAGCGGAGAGTCGCTGGCTCGCAGTTTCCACGCGGCCTCCAGTTGGCGGTCCATGGCCAGCATGGCGGTCTTCAACACGCCGAGGTCACTGCTGCCTTTGGCATAGGTGTAGGTGTCAGGGAACAGGCGGCCTTCAGGATGAACGCCAGGCTTTCCGAGGCTGCTCATGATTAAATCGGGCTTGAGCCCTTTGCTATCGGGCGCAAGATGCTCTGCTTTTGATAGTGTTTCAAGCACTTGGGAGAAGGTCCACCCCTCGATAAGGGTAACGCTTCTCAGCGCCTGCTCTCCATTGACCAGCTTCTCCAACAAGCGCCGCGGCGTCGTTCCCGTTTCAATTTCATAACTCCCCGCCTTGATTTGGCGCGCGTCCCCTGACAGGCGAAACCACCAGTAAAGCAGCGTTGGATCGGTTTGCGCACCTGCTTCAACCACCGATTCCGCCACCGCGCGAGCTGACGCGCCTGACTGAATCAGCAAATCAAGCGGTGCGGATTGCCGCACCAAGGGATGGTGAAGCCACCAAGCGGCATAGCCCCCCAGGAGCGCGCCGGCAAGTACAAATATGAAGAGGAGACGACGCACAGCCTTACAGCCTTCCGATGAATTGAGTGCGGATGATAATTCACTCATGCAAAACAAACTTAATGGAATTACCCTCCTCACCCATTTGGGTGTTATCAAGGTCGAGGGTGAGGACGCGGCCAAGTTCCTGCACGGTCAGTTGACCCAGGACTTTTCACTTTTGGGCATGACCGAAGCCCGTTTGGCCGCCTTCTGCAGCGCCAAGGGTCGCATGCAAGCCAGTTTTATTGGCTTCAAGAAAAGTCCGGCCGAAATTATGCTGATTTGCCCTCTTGACGTCTTGGCGCCTGCCATGAAGCGCTTGGCGATGTTTGTGATGCGCGCCAAGGCCAAATTCAGTGACGTCAGCGCCGAGATGTCGGTCTATGGCTTGGCTGGTGATGCTATCAACAAGATAGCTACTCCCGCAGGTTCCGCTTGGACAAAGACCGATATTGATGCTTCAACCCTAGTGCATCTTTACCCTGCGGACGGGGTTGCACGCGCTTTGTGGTTGGGTCCTTCGGCGCAGGCCGCTCCGAAAGGCGAGCCCCTGAGTGAAGACCTGTGGGCCTGGGGAGAGGTGCGCAGCGGCATCGCCCTGATCACCGCGCCCATCGTGGAAGCCTTTGTGCCACAAATGTTGAACTATGAGTCAGTGGGTGGGGTCAACTTCAAAAAGGGTTGCTACCCCGGACAAGAAGTGGTGGCCCGCAGTCAGTTTCGGGGCACGCTCAAGCGTCGCGCTTACCTGGCGCACTCGGACGCGCCGATGGCGGTTGGTGACGAGGTCTATCAATCGGCTAATGAGGGGCAACCCTGCGGCACAGTCGCGCAAGCAGCCGCCTCGCCATTGGGTGGCTATGACGCGGTGGTGTCCATGCAGGTGGCGGCGTTTGAAGCCGGAGACCTTCATCTCACTAGCGCCACTGGCCCTGAACTTGTCGCCAGCGCCCCGCCCTACCCTTTGCTGGCCGATATTTAAGCCGCAGGTGCAGGAGATTTAGTGGCTGGATGGCAGCTTGAGCACCATTTCGATGTGCCCAATGCCGGCTTCCTCAAATGGCTCGCCTTGGCTCACAAAGCCTTGGCGGGCATAAAAGCCTTGAGCATTGCGTTGTGCATGCAGGATCACCTCACGGTCACCTCGCTCAGAGGCTGCTTGCATCAAGGCCTGTAGCACCTCACGCCCCAAATTGGTCCCTCGCAATACCCGGTGCACAGCCATGCGACCCATACGGCCCACGGCTGCTGCGTGCTGCAACAAGCGCCCGGTGGCCACGGCCACGCCCAAGCGGTTACGCGCCACCACGTGAATCGCAGTTTGGTCGGCATCATCCTGCTCCAATTCTACTGGAATGCGCTGCTCCTTTAGAAATACGTCCGCCCGAACCTGACTTGCGTCGGCTTTGAGTGTCTGCCAGGTGCCGACCTCAACCGAGACCATGGGCTCTCCCGCTTCATAGGACAGCAAAATCTCCCGCAAGGCGGCCGGGACAGGCTTGGAGGTTTGGGTCGCCGGATCGGCGAAAACATAAACCAACTCACAGCTGATCAGGCAGTCGTCCCTTCTAAATATGGCGCCTTTGAAGGTCATGGACGAGGTGCCAATGCGATGGCACCGCAACGCCACGTCCAGCTGATCGTCAATCTGCGCTGACGCGTGGTACTCCACTGTGGCCTTTTTGACATACAGGTCGCCACCCAAAGACTCCAGACTGCTGTCATAGGGCAGCGCCAGTTCGCGCCAGTAGTCGCTCATGGCCGTGTCAAAGTACATCAAGTAGTGCGCGTTGAAGACAATTTTCTGCATGTCCACTTCCGCCCAGCGCACGCGCAGGCGGTGAAATAGGCGAAAGGCTTGGCGTTTTAGGTCACTCATTGGGGTTGGCGCGTCAGGTATTGATTGAAAAAGCCGCTTTTAGCGCGCGAGCCGCGTCGGCATGCGCCCGAAGCGCCTCGGGGATGGCGCGCCCCATTTTGATGAACTCATGCACCACGCCGTGGTAAATCTCCAGATCGACGGGAACACCGGCGGCACGCAATTTGTCGGCATACAGCACGCCCTCATCCACCAGTGGATCGCATTCGGCCAGCCCAAACCAAGCGGGCGCGACGCTTTCGACGTCAGGGGCATTCAAGGGCGAAAAACGCCAATCGGCCCGGTCAGCCGGGTTGGGCAGGTAATGATTGAAAAAATACTCTATGCCAGCCTGTTCCAACACGAAGCCATGGGCAAATGTTGTATGAGATGGCGTGTCAGCCTGTGCCCCACACCCAGGATAAAACAGCAGTTGCAAGGCCAGCGGCAGGCCCGCGTCTTTGGCGTGAATCGCGCAAGCAGCCGCCAAGGTGCCGCCGGCGCTGTCGCCTCCCACCGCTACGCGGCTCGCATCCAAACCCCGGGTCTCGCCGTGGGCGGCAACCCACTGCACCGCGTCCCACGCATCGTTATGCGCCACGGGAAACGAATGTTCGGGTGCCAAGCGGTAATTGACGGACACCACCGCGCAATGCGCCAGGTGACTCAGCGTCCGGCAAAGCGTGTCGTGCGTGGAAATACTGCCAATGGTGAAACCGCCGCCATGAAAGTAGACCAACACCGGCAGCACTTCGTCTGTCGGCGCATACAGCCTCACAGGCAACTCCACGCCATCCCGCGCCGGAACGGTGAAGCTTTCGACGCGTTGCAACTTGTGGGCAGGCACCTCCAGAACGCCGGTGCCAATCTCATAAGCCAGCCTCGCCTGGAAAGGTGTCAAAGCATGAAGAGGCACTTGGCCAGCGCGTGCCATGCGATCCAACACACCATGCATGGCGGGAGTCAACAAAGCTCGGGGGTTACGGTGGTGACTCATAGGTTGGAAGCTTCTTGTTAAAGTGAAGTTTTCATCCTACACCGCAAACACCATGGCACTCATCTTCTACGTGACGCAGGTTCAGTTCGATTTTGGCGCCATCCAGCTCCTCAAGCAGGAGTGCCAACGGGTCGGCATCAGCCGTCCGCTGATCGTCACAGACCCGGGTGTCAAAGCTGCTGGGGTGCTACAAAAGGCGTTGGACGCTTTGCCCGGGGTTGCTGTTACTGTATTTGATCAAACACCTTCCAACCCGACAGAAGCAGCGGTTCGGGCCGCCGCAGCTCTTTATAAAGCACATGGCTGCGACGGTCTGATTGCCGTGGGCGGTGGCTCGGCCATAGATTGCGCCAAGGGCGTGGCCATTGCCGCCACTCACGAGGGGCCGCTTACCCACTACGCCACCATTGAAGGTGGCTCGCCGCGCATCACCGAGCGGGTTGCGCCACTGATTGCCGTGCCAACCACGAGCGGAACCGGCAGCGAAGTGGCTCGTGGCGCGATCATCATCGTCGACGACCACAGAAAACTGGGGTTTCACTCTTGGCATCTCGTGCCCAAGGCGGCCATTTGCGACCCCGAACTCACGCTTGGATTGCCGCCAATGTTGACAGCCGCCACCGGGATGGACGCTATTGCCCATTGCATGGAGACCTTCATGGCCCCGTCATTTAACCCTCCGGCTGACGGTATTGCCCTGGATGGATTGGCGAGAGGCTGGGCACACATCGAGCGAGCCACCCGGGATGGGCAGGACAAGGAGGCCCGCCTGAACATGATGAGCGCCTCCATGCAAGGCGCCATGGCCTTTCAAAAGGGATTGGGGTGCGTCCACTCGCTCAGTCACAGCTTGGGCGGCGTCGACCCGCGAATGCACCACGGCACGTTGAACGCCATGTTTTTGCCGGCCGTGATTGATTTCAACGCCAAAGCAGAGTCCGTTGTGAAGGAGCAGCGTTTGCAACGCATGGCCCACGCGATGGGACTTCAATCCGGCAGCGATATCCCGGACGCGGTCAAAGACATGAATGCACGACTTGGCTTGCCACGCGGGCTGGAGGTCATGGGCCTCAACCGCGCTCAGTTTGATCAGGTCATTGCTGGGGCCATGCGGGACCATTGCCACAAAACCAACCCTCGTATTGCGACTGAGGCGGACTATCTAGAGCTGCTAAGTCAAGCCATGTAGCAATGGCAAGCATGGTCCCAAAAGGTTAAATTTCGCGCTTTTTGGCAATTGGCACTAACCTTGCTAGGATATAGTGAGAAGCAAGGCCCCGTCTTGTCGAACAATAAGAGAGGCGAAAACATGTCAATTCACGCAGCCCTGAGCCACATCACTCATTACAAATACGACCGCCCTGTCAACCTCGGTCCTCAGGTCATCCGTTTGCGCCCAGCCCCTCACTGCCGCAGCAAAATTATTTCGTATTCGCTCAAGATTGACCCCGTTGATCACTACATCAACTGGCAGCAAGATCCGTTTGCCAACTACCAAGGACGATTGGTCTTTGACAAAAAAACGACAGAATTTAAAGTCACGGTCGATCTGGTGGTCGAGATGGCCGTCTACAACCCGTTTGACTTCTTTCTGGAGCCAGCGGCGGAAGAGTTCCCGTTCAAGTACGAGCCACTGCTGGAACAAGAACTGGCTCCCTATCTGGCCGTTGACCCTGCCACCGAACGATTGAAGGCCTACCTCGCCAAGGTCAACATGACCAAGCGCCGCACGATTGATTTCCTGGTGGACATCAATCGAATGCTGCACAAGGACATCAATTACCTGATCCGGATGGAGCCAGGGGTGCAAACTCCGGACGAGACACTCAAGTTGGGCTCGGGCTCTTGCCGTGATTCGGGCTGGTTGCTGGTTCAAATGCTGCGTCACTGCGGACTGGCCGCTCGTTTTGTTTCCGGGTATTTGATCCAACTGAAGCCAGACGTCAAGTCCTTGGACGGCCCAAGCGGCACCGAGGTGGATTTCACCGACTTGCACGCGTGGTGTGAGGTGTACTTGCCCGGCGCGGGCTGGATTGGCCTGGACGCCACATCCGGTCTGATGGCGGGCGAAGGCCATATTCCTCTGGCATGCACGCCCCAACCATCCGGCGCGGCGCCCATTGAGGGCGGCATGGACGAGTGCGAGGTTGAGTTCGAGCACTTAATGGAAGTCACCCGCATTTACGAATCCCCACGGGTCACAAAACCATACACAGAAGAGCAGTGGAACGAGGTGATGACACTCGGCCACACGGTAGACCAGCAATTGCAGGCAGGCGACGTGCGCCTGACTATGGGCGGTGAGCCCACGTTTGTCGCCGTCAATGACCGAGACGCCGGCGAGTGGAACACCGATGCGCTGGGCCCTACAAAGCGGGGGTTTGCCACCGCCTTGGTCCACAAACTACGCCGCGAATACGGCGAAGGCGGTTTTCTGCATTTTGGACAGGGCAAGTGGTACCCCGGCGAGCAACTGCCACGGTGGGCACTCAATATTTACTGGCGCACCGACAAACAAGCCGTCTGGTCCAACCCGGCGCTGTTCACAGATGAGCGTTCGCCAACGCACTACACCAGTGAAGATGCGCGCCGATTCACTCAAACACTTGCGGCCAAGCTAAGCATGAGTGACGAGCACATGCAGGCTGCGCATGAGGACGTTTGGTACTACCTCTGGCGTGAACGTCGCCTGCCGGTCAATGTCGACCCGTTCAATTCGAAACTGGACGATGAAATGGAGCGGGCGCGACTGCGCCGGGTGTTTGAGCAGAAGCTCGACTCGGTTGTCGGCTACGTTTTGCCACTCAAACCGTCGGACACCGCAGCGGGCGAGCGCCCCGTATGGACAACGGGTTCGTGGTTCTTGCGTGATGAGCGCATGTACCTGATGCCGGGCGACTCCCCCATGGGATTGCGCTTGCCGCTGGATTCATTGCCGTGGGTAAGCAAGGCAGATTTCCCTTACCTCAATGAGCAAGATCCGTGGAGCCCTCGCACTGACCTGCCCAGCCATCAGAACCTTGCCGCCCGCTACCAAGGATCTGCGCCGGCGCCAGCCGCTCAGGCAGCGACCCGCCAAGCCTGGGATGACTCGGCCAACGCTGCGCCCTACCTTGCAGGAACCGGGCCTCAAGCCGAAGCAACCCGCAAGATGCAAACGCCGTCTGCGTCCAGCGTCAACCACAGCGCCGCCAGCGCACAAGGGACTACGCAGGTTGAGCCGTCCGACTTCTCCAGAGCGCCTAAGCTCAAAGAGTCGGCCCACTGGATCACCCGTACTGCGCTGTGCGTCGAAGTGCGTGACCCGCGTCGGGCAAGCGGACCCAAAGCAGAGTCTGTGGGTGAAAACTCTGGCGTGCTCTACATCTTCATGCCGCCGCTGGAAAAGCTGGACGACTATCTGGATCTATTGGCCGCCATCGAAGCCACGGCAGAGTCACTGGAGCTTCAGATTGTTCTGGAAGGCTACCCACCTCCCCGTGACCCCCGGTTGAAGTTGCTTCAAGTCACGCCTGACCCCGGTGTGATTGAAGTCAACATCCACCCGGTGACGAACTGGGACGATCTGGTCAAGAACACCGAGTTTCTGTACAACGCGGCATTTGAGTCGCGCTTGTCCGCTGAAAAGTTCATGAAAGATGGCCGCCACACCGGAACCGGTGGCGGCAATCACTTTGTGA
Proteins encoded in this region:
- a CDS encoding DNA polymerase III subunit delta', with amino-acid sequence MSDSRLAPWIASQAQTLLAQRGHAWQLAGPSGLGQYSLAMALVRAWLCDQPGPQGACGVCSACHAIDVRTHADLCVLMPETVMMELGWPLSEKAQTDIDDKKRKPSKEIRVDAMRDAVEFSQRTSARGRGKAVLVYPAERMNNITANALLKTLEEPPGDVKFVLATEAAHQLLPTIRSRCLGHSMIWPSTTASLAWLQAQGVAGDQAAIALRAAGGRPEDALQFTLGSGRTAQAWVKLPQAMARGEVAALKDWTPAQAVDALHKLCHDMLAVKTGAAPRFFGASELPAGGSIGSLSAWGKALGQTMRTVEHPFNAGLMLEALVSQAQIALNSKASPTL
- a CDS encoding folate-binding protein YgfZ; its protein translation is MQNKLNGITLLTHLGVIKVEGEDAAKFLHGQLTQDFSLLGMTEARLAAFCSAKGRMQASFIGFKKSPAEIMLICPLDVLAPAMKRLAMFVMRAKAKFSDVSAEMSVYGLAGDAINKIATPAGSAWTKTDIDASTLVHLYPADGVARALWLGPSAQAAPKGEPLSEDLWAWGEVRSGIALITAPIVEAFVPQMLNYESVGGVNFKKGCYPGQEVVARSQFRGTLKRRAYLAHSDAPMAVGDEVYQSANEGQPCGTVAQAAASPLGGYDAVVSMQVAAFEAGDLHLTSATGPELVASAPPYPLLADI
- a CDS encoding ankyrin repeat domain-containing protein — protein: MKKVIQRIKYVVQVFVLIGFSAANAGSYDDFFVAIKRNDAETVSSLLNRGFDSNTVDKDGNAALYLAVREPSIAVATVLIKWPKTQVESRTAKDESPLMIASLKGLTEICAALIARGADVNKTGWTPLHYAATTGQVKVIALLLENYAYIDAESPNGSTPLMMAAHYGSVESVQDLLSAGADPLLKNEKGLTAIDFAYAAKREDVAKLIAASVRAKAPKGVW
- a CDS encoding iron-containing alcohol dehydrogenase, which codes for MALIFYVTQVQFDFGAIQLLKQECQRVGISRPLIVTDPGVKAAGVLQKALDALPGVAVTVFDQTPSNPTEAAVRAAAALYKAHGCDGLIAVGGGSAIDCAKGVAIAATHEGPLTHYATIEGGSPRITERVAPLIAVPTTSGTGSEVARGAIIIVDDHRKLGFHSWHLVPKAAICDPELTLGLPPMLTAATGMDAIAHCMETFMAPSFNPPADGIALDGLARGWAHIERATRDGQDKEARLNMMSASMQGAMAFQKGLGCVHSLSHSLGGVDPRMHHGTLNAMFLPAVIDFNAKAESVVKEQRLQRMAHAMGLQSGSDIPDAVKDMNARLGLPRGLEVMGLNRAQFDQVIAGAMRDHCHKTNPRIATEADYLELLSQAM
- a CDS encoding alpha/beta hydrolase, producing MSHHRNPRALLTPAMHGVLDRMARAGQVPLHALTPFQARLAYEIGTGVLEVPAHKLQRVESFTVPARDGVELPVRLYAPTDEVLPVLVYFHGGGFTIGSISTHDTLCRTLSHLAHCAVVSVNYRLAPEHSFPVAHNDAWDAVQWVAAHGETRGLDASRVAVGGDSAGGTLAAACAIHAKDAGLPLALQLLFYPGCGAQADTPSHTTFAHGFVLEQAGIEYFFNHYLPNPADRADWRFSPLNAPDVESVAPAWFGLAECDPLVDEGVLYADKLRAAGVPVDLEIYHGVVHEFIKMGRAIPEALRAHADAARALKAAFSINT
- the mltG gene encoding endolytic transglycosylase MltG — protein: MSELSSALNSSEGCKAVRRLLFIFVLAGALLGGYAAWWLHHPLVRQSAPLDLLIQSGASARAVAESVVEAGAQTDPTLLYWWFRLSGDARQIKAGSYEIETGTTPRRLLEKLVNGEQALRSVTLIEGWTFSQVLETLSKAEHLAPDSKGLKPDLIMSSLGKPGVHPEGRLFPDTYTYAKGSSDLGVLKTAMLAMDRQLEAAWKLRASDSPLKTPEQMLVLASIVEKETGRDSDRAEIAGVFVNRLRIGMMLQTDPTVIYGLGDTFDGNLRRRHLLADTPWNTYTRTGLPPTPISMPGKSSLMAAVQPAQTKAIYFVARGDGTSQFSATLAEHNRAVNKYQRGQ
- a CDS encoding YbgC/FadM family acyl-CoA thioesterase, producing MSDLKRQAFRLFHRLRVRWAEVDMQKIVFNAHYLMYFDTAMSDYWRELALPYDSSLESLGGDLYVKKATVEYHASAQIDDQLDVALRCHRIGTSSMTFKGAIFRRDDCLISCELVYVFADPATQTSKPVPAALREILLSYEAGEPMVSVEVGTWQTLKADASQVRADVFLKEQRIPVELEQDDADQTAIHVVARNRLGVAVATGRLLQHAAAVGRMGRMAVHRVLRGTNLGREVLQALMQAASERGDREVILHAQRNAQGFYARQGFVSQGEPFEEAGIGHIEMVLKLPSSH
- a CDS encoding TatD family hydrolase, with translation MFTDSHCHLNFPELVANLASIRESMAQARVDRALCICTTLEEFPGVHALASTYDNFWATAGVHPDNEGVTEPSLQDLLTLGQLPRVVGIGETGLDYYRLGERTVADMEWQRNRFRTHIQAARQLDKPLVIHTRAASDDTIGILKEEGEDGSAGSAGGVFHCFTETKEVARAALDLGFYISFSGILTFKTAQDIRDVAAFVPLDRILIETDSPYLAPVPYRGKTNNPSLVPYVAKQLAELRQCSVEQIAEVTSHNFDVLFKGVLTS
- a CDS encoding PilZ domain-containing protein, with the protein product MSTTTSTPTSSNTAPRPSVIQLAIKQKSALYAAYIPMFTEGGIFIPTTRNYQLGDDVYVLLTLPDDPQRYPVAGTVAWITPDKAASSRAQGVGILFPKDEKSRALKLKIEEILGDSLSSDRPTQTI
- the tmk gene encoding dTMP kinase, with translation MTVGGIFISFEGIDGAGKSTHIDRLAQMFREQGRQVTLTREPGGTPLAERLRAMVLNDPMDAMTEALLVFAGRRDHLLQCIEPALVRGDVVLCDRFTDATFAYQGGGRGFDLEMLSTLERWVQAVQGQGGEFTRQPDLTVWFDLAPEIAAQRLQGARVPDRFEAQPLEFFKRVAAAYQSRMNQSPQRFAQIDAGGTRENVWDAVRLALVNRGWLA